The following coding sequences are from one Oryzisolibacter sp. LB2S window:
- the cyaY gene encoding iron donor protein CyaY, whose product MTDLEFMDRAEQLLLAVEQGCDRINDATDADLDNQRSGGMVTIMFANRSQIVINLQRPLHEVWMAAQSGGYHYRFDGTRWVDTKGGEEFFAALSRDASRQAGMALRFTA is encoded by the coding sequence ATGACCGACCTGGAATTCATGGACCGCGCCGAACAACTGCTGCTCGCCGTGGAGCAGGGCTGCGACCGCATCAACGACGCCACCGATGCGGATCTGGACAACCAGCGCTCGGGCGGCATGGTCACCATCATGTTTGCCAACCGCAGCCAGATCGTGATCAATCTGCAGCGGCCTCTGCATGAGGTCTGGATGGCTGCGCAGTCCGGCGGCTATCACTATCGCTTTGACGGCACACGCTGGGTGGACACCAAGGGGGGTGAGGAGTTCTTCGCGGCGCTGAGCCGTGACGCCAGCCGTCAGGCCGGCATGGCGCTGCGGTTCACGGCATGA
- the lysA gene encoding diaminopimelate decarboxylase, translating into MTSRPLPGHPQLHYRDQALYLEDRRLSDLAQEHGTPLYVYSKASMLQALAAYQRGFAGRKVQICYAMKANSSLAVLQLFARHGCGFDIVSGGELSRVIAAGGDPAKVIFSGVGKTRAEMRQALEAGIGCFNVESEAELEVLSDVAQSMGLRAPVSIRVNPDVDAKTHPYISTGLKDNKFGIAHERTVDIYRRAAALPGLRVVGIDCHIGSQITEETPYLDAMDRLLDLVAAIEAAGVAIHHIDFGGGLGIDYNGDTPPAADVLWAKLLAKLDARGYGDRQIMIEPGRSLVGNAGVCLTEVLYLKPGEQKNFCIVDAAMNDLPRPAMYQAYHDIVPLQAEAQAPQQMYDVVGPICESGDWLGRERSLAVAPGDLLAVLSTGAYCSSMGSTYNTRPRPAEVLVDGAAAHVIRAREGVSDIYRSERLLP; encoded by the coding sequence ATGACCTCCCGCCCCCTGCCCGGCCACCCTCAGCTGCATTACCGCGATCAAGCCCTTTATCTCGAAGACCGCCGCCTGTCGGATCTGGCGCAGGAGCACGGCACTCCGCTGTATGTCTATTCGAAGGCATCCATGCTGCAGGCGCTTGCCGCCTACCAGCGCGGCTTTGCCGGGCGCAAGGTGCAGATCTGCTACGCGATGAAGGCCAACTCCTCGCTGGCCGTGCTGCAGCTGTTTGCGCGCCACGGCTGCGGCTTTGACATCGTCTCGGGCGGCGAGCTCTCGCGCGTGATCGCCGCGGGCGGTGATCCGGCCAAGGTCATCTTTTCGGGCGTGGGCAAGACCCGCGCAGAGATGCGCCAGGCGCTCGAGGCCGGCATCGGCTGTTTCAACGTCGAGAGTGAGGCCGAGCTCGAGGTGCTCAGCGACGTCGCCCAGTCCATGGGCCTGCGCGCCCCGGTGAGCATCCGCGTGAATCCCGACGTGGACGCCAAGACCCATCCCTACATCTCCACCGGCCTCAAGGACAACAAGTTCGGCATTGCCCACGAGCGCACGGTGGACATCTACCGCCGCGCCGCCGCCCTGCCGGGCCTGCGCGTGGTCGGCATCGATTGCCACATTGGCTCGCAGATCACCGAGGAGACACCCTACCTCGACGCCATGGACCGCCTGCTGGACCTGGTCGCCGCCATCGAGGCTGCGGGCGTTGCCATCCACCACATCGACTTTGGCGGCGGCCTGGGCATCGACTACAACGGCGACACGCCGCCCGCGGCCGATGTGCTGTGGGCCAAGCTGCTGGCCAAGCTCGATGCGCGCGGCTACGGCGATCGCCAGATCATGATCGAGCCCGGCCGTTCCCTGGTGGGCAATGCGGGCGTGTGCCTGACCGAGGTGCTGTACCTCAAGCCCGGCGAGCAGAAGAACTTCTGCATCGTCGACGCCGCCATGAACGACCTGCCCCGCCCGGCGATGTATCAGGCCTATCACGACATCGTCCCGCTCCAGGCCGAAGCGCAGGCGCCGCAGCAGATGTATGACGTGGTCGGCCCGATCTGCGAGAGCGGCGACTGGCTCGGACGCGAGCGCAGTCTGGCCGTGGCCCCGGGCGACCTGCTGGCCGTGCTGTCCACGGGCGCGTACTGCAGCTCCATGGGCAGCACCTACAACACCCGGCCACGTCCGGCCGAGGTGCTGGTCGACGGTGCCGCCGCACATGTGATCCGCGCGCGCGAGGGCGTGAGCGACATCTACCGCAGCGAAAGGCTGTTGCCGTGA
- the ccsB gene encoding c-type cytochrome biogenesis protein CcsB: MNTATTTLTLNEGYFARRNWLDWLFALVTVVGGLYTLQRYGSAMDMYEKGILLASIPGAIWLGWFWRPLRILMLAVAACSLLAIGLYQNNGVGDLTRSETVFGLKYFLSSQSAILWMSMLFFMSTVFYWVGMFSRGQGQTMMRIGSRIAWVAVALALIGTMVRWYESYQIGPDIGHVPVSNLYEVFVMFCWMTALFYLYYEQQYQTRALGGFVMLVVSAAVGFLLWYTVVREAHEIQPLVPALNSWWMKLHVPANFIGYGTFALSAMVAFAYLIKQQAQETRWYKLAPLWLLGVVLCFEPIVFRQGATEGGSAYWMVYFGISALIVAGILLARRRIAEGLPALQVLDDVMYKSIAVGFAFFTIATVLGALWAAEAWGGYWSWDPKETWALIVWLNYAAWLHMRLMKGLRGTMSAWWALVGLVVTTFAFLGVNMFLSGLHSYGAL; the protein is encoded by the coding sequence ATGAACACCGCCACCACGACGCTGACCCTGAACGAAGGCTACTTCGCGCGCCGCAACTGGCTGGACTGGCTGTTTGCGCTGGTGACGGTGGTCGGCGGCCTGTACACGCTGCAGCGCTACGGCAGCGCCATGGACATGTATGAGAAGGGCATTCTGCTCGCCAGCATCCCGGGCGCCATCTGGCTGGGCTGGTTCTGGCGGCCGCTGCGCATCCTGATGCTGGCCGTCGCCGCCTGCTCGCTGCTGGCCATAGGCCTGTACCAGAACAATGGCGTGGGCGACCTCACGCGCTCCGAGACGGTGTTCGGCCTCAAGTACTTCCTGTCGAGCCAGTCCGCCATTCTGTGGATGAGCATGCTGTTCTTCATGAGCACGGTGTTCTACTGGGTCGGCATGTTCTCGCGCGGCCAGGGCCAGACCATGATGCGCATAGGCTCGCGCATCGCCTGGGTGGCCGTGGCCCTGGCGCTGATCGGCACCATGGTGCGCTGGTACGAGAGCTACCAGATCGGCCCCGACATCGGCCATGTGCCGGTGAGCAACCTCTACGAGGTGTTCGTCATGTTCTGCTGGATGACGGCCCTGTTCTACCTCTACTACGAGCAGCAGTATCAGACGCGCGCGCTCGGCGGCTTTGTGATGCTGGTGGTGAGCGCCGCCGTGGGCTTTCTGCTGTGGTACACGGTGGTGCGCGAGGCGCACGAGATCCAGCCCCTGGTGCCGGCCCTCAACAGCTGGTGGATGAAGCTGCATGTGCCCGCCAACTTCATCGGCTACGGCACGTTTGCGCTCTCGGCCATGGTGGCGTTCGCCTACCTCATCAAGCAGCAGGCGCAGGAGACGCGCTGGTACAAGCTCGCGCCGCTGTGGCTGCTGGGCGTGGTGCTGTGTTTCGAGCCCATCGTCTTCCGCCAGGGGGCGACCGAGGGCGGCAGCGCCTACTGGATGGTGTATTTCGGCATCTCGGCGCTGATCGTGGCCGGCATTCTGCTCGCGCGCCGGCGCATCGCCGAGGGCCTGCCCGCGCTGCAGGTGCTTGACGACGTGATGTACAAGTCCATCGCCGTGGGCTTTGCCTTCTTCACCATCGCCACCGTGCTCGGCGCGCTCTGGGCGGCCGAGGCCTGGGGCGGCTACTGGAGCTGGGACCCCAAGGAAACCTGGGCACTCATCGTCTGGCTCAACTACGCGGCCTGGCTGCACATGCGCCTCATGAAGGGGTTGCGCGGCACCATGTCGGCCTGGTGGGCGCTGGTCGGCCTGGTCGTCACGACCTTTGCCTTCCTCGGCGTGAACATGTTCCTGAGCGGGCTGCACAGCTACGGTGCGCTGTAA
- a CDS encoding cytochrome c biogenesis protein ResB gives MSDTSQRHGHAPRSPATRSLTELLASMRFAIALLTVICIASVIGTVLKQHEPVNNYVNQFGPFWAELFLALKLNAVYSAWWFLLILGFLVVSTSLCIARHAPKYLADLRNYKENIREQSLQAFHHKTSAHLDGEGTEAAAQRIGRQLVSGGWKVRLQRRQTPAGDGWMVAAKAGAANKLGYIAAHSAIVLVCLGGLLDGDLMVRAQMWFGGKTPFSGGGFIADVKPEHRLSASNPTFRGNLVVTEGKTAATAILSQSDGILLQELPFAVELKKFVVEHYSTGMPKLFASDIVIHDLATGQTTPARVEVNHPVSYGGVQIYQSSFDDGGSEVKLHALPLVPGGTPFDVEGVIGGSTELKNAVTGEAMTLEFTGLRVLNVENFGDDGSGSGVDVRKVDLRSSIESRLGAGNKTVTKRELRNVGPSVSYKLRDASGQAREYNNFMLPVDTGDGQPVFMLGVRESQAEPMRYLRVPVDAEGRMDGFVRLRQALGDPALRELAVRRYAAQAVDPARSDLAEQLAQSAGRALALFAGDAPAPGTAALEKVAAVNGRPLAGLPAISEFMEANVPAGERERAAEVLMRIMNGALFELAQITRERAQLPPLPRDEKTQAFMTQAVLSLSDSQAYPAPLVFELADFKQIQASVFEVARAPGKNVVYLGCALLILGVFAMLYVRDRRLWVWLAPGGDGAQATMALSANRKTLDTDREFAQLRTQLLGASQPPDGGQP, from the coding sequence ATGTCTGACACCTCCCAGCGCCATGGCCATGCGCCGCGCTCGCCCGCCACGCGCTCGCTGACCGAGCTGCTGGCGTCCATGCGCTTTGCGATCGCGCTCCTGACGGTGATCTGCATCGCCTCGGTCATAGGCACCGTGCTCAAGCAGCATGAGCCGGTGAACAACTACGTGAACCAGTTCGGGCCGTTCTGGGCCGAGCTGTTTCTCGCGCTCAAGCTCAATGCCGTCTACAGCGCCTGGTGGTTTCTGCTGATCCTGGGCTTTCTGGTGGTGAGCACCTCGCTGTGCATTGCGCGCCACGCGCCCAAGTACCTGGCCGATCTGCGCAACTACAAGGAGAACATCCGCGAGCAAAGCCTGCAGGCCTTTCACCACAAGACCAGCGCCCATCTGGACGGGGAGGGCACCGAGGCCGCGGCGCAGCGCATCGGCCGCCAGCTCGTCTCGGGTGGCTGGAAGGTGCGCCTGCAAAGGCGCCAGACGCCGGCCGGCGATGGCTGGATGGTGGCGGCCAAGGCCGGAGCGGCCAACAAGCTCGGCTACATCGCCGCGCACAGCGCCATCGTGCTCGTGTGCCTGGGGGGCTTGCTCGATGGCGACCTCATGGTGCGCGCGCAGATGTGGTTTGGCGGCAAGACGCCGTTTTCGGGCGGCGGCTTCATTGCCGACGTCAAGCCCGAGCATCGCCTGTCGGCCAGCAATCCCACTTTCCGCGGCAACCTGGTGGTGACCGAGGGCAAGACCGCCGCCACGGCCATATTGAGCCAGTCCGACGGCATCCTGCTGCAGGAGCTGCCGTTTGCCGTGGAGCTCAAGAAATTCGTCGTCGAGCATTACTCCACGGGCATGCCCAAGCTGTTTGCCAGCGACATCGTGATCCATGACTTGGCCACGGGCCAGACCACGCCGGCGCGGGTGGAGGTCAACCATCCGGTGAGCTACGGCGGGGTGCAGATCTACCAGTCGAGCTTTGACGACGGCGGCTCCGAGGTCAAGCTCCATGCGCTGCCGCTGGTGCCCGGCGGCACGCCGTTCGACGTGGAGGGCGTGATCGGCGGCTCCACCGAACTCAAGAACGCGGTCACCGGCGAGGCCATGACGCTGGAGTTCACGGGCCTGCGCGTGCTCAACGTCGAGAACTTCGGCGACGACGGCAGCGGCTCGGGCGTGGACGTGCGCAAGGTGGACCTGCGCAGCTCGATCGAGTCGCGCCTGGGTGCGGGCAACAAGACCGTGACCAAGCGCGAGCTGCGCAACGTCGGCCCGAGTGTGAGCTACAAGCTGCGCGACGCCTCCGGCCAGGCGCGCGAGTACAACAACTTCATGCTGCCCGTGGACACGGGCGATGGCCAGCCCGTGTTCATGCTGGGCGTGCGCGAATCGCAGGCCGAGCCCATGCGCTACCTGCGCGTGCCCGTCGATGCCGAGGGCCGCATGGACGGCTTTGTGCGCCTGCGCCAGGCGCTCGGCGACCCGGCGCTGCGCGAGCTGGCCGTGCGCCGCTATGCGGCCCAGGCCGTGGACCCGGCCCGCAGCGATCTGGCCGAGCAGCTGGCGCAGTCCGCGGGGCGTGCGCTGGCCCTGTTTGCGGGCGACGCGCCCGCACCGGGCACGGCGGCGCTGGAGAAGGTGGCCGCCGTCAACGGTCGCCCGCTCGCGGGCCTGCCGGCGATCTCGGAGTTCATGGAGGCCAATGTGCCCGCGGGCGAGCGCGAGCGCGCCGCCGAGGTGCTCATGCGCATCATGAACGGCGCGCTGTTCGAGCTCGCGCAGATCACGCGCGAGCGCGCGCAGCTGCCGCCGCTGCCGCGCGACGAGAAGACCCAGGCCTTCATGACGCAGGCCGTGCTCTCGCTCAGCGACTCCCAGGCCTATCCGGCGCCGCTGGTGTTCGAGCTGGCCGACTTCAAGCAGATTCAGGCCAGCGTCTTCGAGGTCGCCCGAGCCCCTGGCAAGAACGTGGTGTATCTGGGCTGCGCGCTGCTGATCCTCGGCGTTTTTGCCATGCTCTACGTGCGCGACCGGCGCCTGTGGGTCTGGCTGGCGCCGGGCGGCGACGGCGCGCAGGCAACGATGGCGCTGTCGGCCAACCGCAAGACGCTGGACACGGACCGCGAATTCGCACAGCTACGCACCCAGCTACTGGGTGCCAGCCAACCCCCCGATGGAGGTCAACCATGA
- a CDS encoding penicillin-binding protein 1A, with product MPHSQESSPTPKAPRHSHSPRWLRWLLRAVAWLVGLGAAGVLAAVLVVGIGLAMAYPNLPDVSELADYRPKLPLRIYSTEGALLGEFGEERRNLTPIAEIPAVMTNAVLAIEDARFFEHGGVDYKGVLRAALANLGRAKSQGASTITMQVARNVYLTSEKTFTRKIYEILLTFKLEHLLTKDQILEIYMNQIYLGNRAYGFAAASEAYFGKPLKSITVAEAAMLAGLPKAPSAFNPISNPKRARIRQLYIIERMLDNGFITAEQAETAKREDLKLRSSTGNTHIHAEYVAEMARQLIFAQYGAEAYTRGLNVYTTLNAGEQEAAYTALRKGIMDYERRQHFRGPERFVTLPTNPAEVEDAIDDALASHPDNGDVLAAVVLDVTPKRILAARADGEEIEITGDGLKPAQSGLSPKAPPNIKLRRGAVIRVVQTPKKTWEITQLPEVEGAFVAVDPRTGAIRALVGGFDFDKNKFNHVTQAWRQPGSAFKPFIYSAALDKGFSPATVVNDAPIFFSAGATGAQPWEPKNYDGKYDGPMTLRRGLAKSKNMISIRVLQAVGPKTAQEWVSRFGFDADKHPPYLTMALGAGSVTPLQMATAYAVFANGGYRINPYLITRVTDQKGRILSQFEPPPVSSNPRAIDARNAFIMDSLLQEVARSGTAARAQATLRRPDLYGKTGTTNDSVDAWFAGFQPTLSAVTWIGYDQPRNLGSRETGGGLALPIWISFMDKALKGVPVAEPTVPPGVVNVSGEWFYDEYAHSAGVASLGMDAAAPADPTVAPAPEERNRILDLFRN from the coding sequence ATGCCGCATTCACAGGAATCCTCCCCCACCCCCAAGGCCCCCCGCCATTCGCATTCGCCGCGCTGGCTGCGCTGGCTGCTGCGTGCCGTGGCCTGGCTCGTGGGCCTTGGCGCGGCCGGGGTGCTGGCTGCGGTGCTGGTCGTGGGCATAGGCCTGGCCATGGCCTACCCCAATCTGCCGGACGTGTCCGAGCTGGCCGACTACCGGCCCAAGCTGCCGCTGCGCATTTATTCCACCGAGGGCGCCCTGCTGGGCGAGTTCGGCGAGGAGCGCCGCAACCTGACCCCGATTGCCGAGATTCCGGCCGTGATGACCAACGCCGTGCTGGCCATCGAGGACGCGCGCTTCTTCGAACATGGCGGCGTGGACTACAAGGGCGTGCTGCGTGCCGCACTGGCCAATCTGGGGCGCGCCAAGAGTCAGGGCGCGTCCACCATCACCATGCAGGTGGCGCGCAACGTGTATCTGACTTCGGAGAAGACCTTCACGCGAAAGATCTATGAGATCCTGCTGACGTTCAAGCTCGAGCATCTGCTGACCAAGGACCAGATCCTCGAGATCTACATGAACCAGATCTACTTGGGCAATCGCGCCTACGGGTTTGCGGCCGCTTCCGAGGCCTATTTCGGCAAGCCCCTGAAGTCCATCACCGTCGCCGAGGCCGCCATGCTGGCCGGCCTGCCCAAGGCCCCTTCGGCCTTCAACCCCATCAGCAACCCCAAGCGTGCCCGCATCCGCCAGCTCTACATCATCGAGCGCATGCTGGACAACGGCTTCATCACCGCCGAGCAGGCCGAGACCGCCAAGCGGGAAGACCTGAAACTGCGCTCATCCACGGGCAACACCCACATCCACGCCGAATATGTGGCAGAGATGGCACGCCAGCTCATCTTTGCCCAGTATGGCGCCGAGGCCTACACGCGTGGCCTGAACGTCTACACCACGCTGAACGCGGGCGAGCAGGAGGCCGCCTATACGGCACTGCGCAAGGGCATCATGGACTACGAACGGCGCCAGCATTTCCGCGGACCGGAGCGCTTCGTGACCCTGCCCACCAATCCGGCCGAGGTCGAGGATGCCATCGACGATGCGCTGGCCAGCCATCCGGACAACGGCGACGTGCTCGCGGCCGTCGTGCTGGACGTGACTCCCAAGCGGATCCTGGCCGCTCGCGCCGACGGCGAAGAAATAGAGATCACGGGCGACGGCCTCAAGCCGGCCCAGTCGGGCCTGAGCCCCAAGGCTCCGCCCAACATCAAGCTGCGTCGCGGCGCCGTGATACGCGTGGTGCAGACGCCTAAGAAGACCTGGGAAATCACCCAGCTGCCCGAGGTCGAGGGGGCGTTCGTGGCCGTCGATCCGCGCACGGGTGCGATACGCGCCCTGGTGGGTGGGTTCGACTTCGACAAGAACAAGTTCAACCATGTCACCCAGGCCTGGCGCCAGCCCGGCTCGGCCTTCAAGCCTTTCATCTATTCGGCCGCGCTCGACAAGGGCTTCTCGCCCGCCACCGTCGTCAACGACGCGCCGATCTTCTTCAGTGCCGGCGCCACCGGCGCCCAGCCGTGGGAGCCCAAGAACTACGACGGCAAGTACGACGGCCCGATGACGCTGCGCAGAGGCCTGGCCAAATCCAAGAACATGATCTCCATCCGCGTGCTCCAGGCCGTGGGTCCCAAGACTGCACAGGAATGGGTGAGCCGCTTCGGCTTCGACGCCGACAAGCACCCGCCCTATCTGACCATGGCACTGGGGGCGGGTTCGGTGACGCCGCTGCAGATGGCGACGGCGTATGCCGTGTTTGCCAATGGCGGCTATCGCATCAACCCATATCTGATCACGCGGGTGACCGACCAGAAGGGGCGCATCCTGTCGCAGTTCGAACCCCCGCCCGTATCCAGCAACCCGCGCGCCATCGACGCGCGCAACGCCTTCATCATGGACAGCCTGCTGCAGGAGGTGGCGCGCAGCGGCACGGCCGCACGCGCGCAGGCCACGCTCAGGCGCCCCGACCTGTACGGCAAGACGGGCACGACGAACGACTCCGTCGATGCATGGTTTGCGGGATTCCAGCCCACGCTGTCCGCCGTGACGTGGATTGGCTACGACCAACCGCGCAACCTGGGCAGCCGCGAAACGGGCGGTGGCCTGGCACTGCCGATCTGGATCAGCTTCATGGACAAGGCGCTCAAGGGCGTGCCCGTGGCCGAACCCACCGTGCCTCCCGGCGTGGTCAATGTGAGCGGCGAATGGTTCTACGACGAGTACGCGCACAGCGCCGGCGTGGCCAGCCTCGGCATGGATGCGGCCGCGCCCGCTGATCCCACCGTGGCCCCAGCCCCTGAGGAGCGCAACCGCATCCTGGATCTGTTTCGCAACTGA
- the msrP gene encoding protein-methionine-sulfoxide reductase catalytic subunit MsrP — protein sequence MHIPNRHNGFDHPRASEITPRPVYEERRALLRLLAAGAGGAALAAWAGREALAQQGRPGRLAALPGARSAVAGAVTMEKLTDYKDASSYNNYYEFGTDKSDPARNAHTLKTRPWTVEVEGLVARPRRFDIDELLKLSPQEDRIYRLRCVEGWSMVIPWVGYSLAELIRRVQPLGSAKYVEFVTLADKSVMPGVGSRILDWPYTEGLRLDEAMHPLTLLAFGMYGEVLPGQNGAPVRIVVPWKYGFKSAKSIVKIRFTEHEPATAWNKAARNEYGFYSNVNPDVDHPRWSQATERRIGEGGLFAKRRKTELFNGYETQVGQLYAGMDLRKNY from the coding sequence ATGCACATTCCCAACCGCCACAACGGCTTCGATCACCCGCGCGCGAGCGAGATCACGCCGCGCCCCGTCTATGAAGAGCGCCGCGCCCTGCTGCGTCTGCTGGCCGCGGGTGCCGGTGGGGCGGCACTTGCCGCTTGGGCCGGGCGCGAGGCGCTGGCCCAGCAGGGCCGCCCGGGCAGGCTGGCTGCGCTGCCCGGTGCGCGCTCTGCCGTCGCGGGCGCCGTGACCATGGAAAAGCTCACGGACTACAAGGACGCGAGCAGCTACAACAACTACTACGAGTTCGGCACCGACAAGTCCGACCCCGCGCGCAACGCCCATACCCTGAAGACGCGGCCCTGGACGGTGGAGGTCGAGGGTCTGGTCGCGAGGCCCCGGCGCTTCGACATCGACGAGCTGCTGAAACTGAGCCCGCAGGAGGATCGCATCTACCGCCTGCGCTGCGTGGAGGGCTGGTCCATGGTCATTCCCTGGGTGGGCTATTCGCTGGCTGAGCTGATCCGCCGCGTGCAGCCCCTGGGCAGCGCCAAATATGTGGAGTTCGTCACCCTGGCCGACAAGTCCGTCATGCCTGGCGTGGGCAGCCGCATCCTCGACTGGCCCTACACCGAGGGCCTGCGCCTGGACGAAGCCATGCACCCGCTGACCCTGCTGGCCTTTGGCATGTATGGCGAGGTGCTGCCGGGCCAGAATGGCGCGCCGGTGCGCATCGTCGTGCCCTGGAAGTACGGCTTCAAGAGCGCCAAGAGCATCGTCAAGATCCGCTTCACGGAGCACGAGCCGGCGACCGCCTGGAACAAGGCCGCGCGCAACGAGTACGGCTTCTACTCCAACGTCAACCCCGACGTCGATCACCCGCGCTGGAGCCAGGCGACGGAACGTCGCATCGGCGAGGGCGGGCTGTTTGCCAAGCGGCGCAAGACCGAGCTGTTCAACGGCTACGAGACCCAGGTCGGCCAGCTCTACGCCGGCATGGACCTGCGCAAGAACTACTGA
- a CDS encoding MBL fold metallo-hydrolase produces MPLTPLELYRDKRHACLMFTDLIEEDGQAVQANQFLIVDNGTGAILDPGGNLAFNELFMGMSQHFPPHKLSYLLASHADPDIIASLDRWLTSTRATLVISRVWERFAPHFTKVGKTENRILAVPDAGGHLPLGQSELVLLPAHFMHSEGNFHFYDPVSRILFSGDLGVSMTTGPEARVPVTDLAAHIPRMEGFHRRYMVSNKILRLWTRMARGLDIALIAPQHGAPIMGKRAINDFFDWLDGLACGIDLFDDRAYQLPTGRLEPLTHRA; encoded by the coding sequence ATGCCCCTCACGCCGTTAGAGCTGTACCGCGACAAGCGCCATGCCTGCCTGATGTTCACCGACCTGATCGAGGAGGATGGCCAGGCCGTGCAGGCCAACCAGTTCCTGATCGTCGACAACGGCACGGGCGCCATCCTCGACCCGGGCGGCAACCTGGCCTTCAACGAGCTGTTCATGGGCATGTCCCAGCATTTCCCGCCGCACAAGCTGTCGTATCTGCTGGCCTCGCATGCCGATCCGGACATCATTGCCTCGCTCGACCGTTGGCTCACCAGCACCCGGGCCACGCTGGTCATCTCACGCGTGTGGGAGCGTTTCGCCCCGCATTTCACCAAGGTCGGCAAGACCGAGAACCGCATCCTCGCCGTGCCGGACGCCGGCGGCCACCTGCCGCTGGGGCAGAGCGAACTGGTGCTGCTGCCCGCGCACTTCATGCATTCCGAGGGCAATTTCCACTTCTACGACCCGGTCAGTCGCATCCTGTTTTCCGGGGATCTGGGCGTCTCCATGACAACGGGCCCCGAGGCGCGCGTGCCCGTCACCGACCTCGCCGCACACATCCCACGCATGGAGGGCTTTCACCGCCGCTACATGGTCTCCAACAAGATCCTGCGGCTGTGGACGCGCATGGCGCGCGGGCTGGACATCGCGCTGATCGCCCCACAGCATGGCGCGCCCATCATGGGCAAGCGGGCCATCAATGACTTCTTCGACTGGCTCGACGGGCTCGCCTGCGGCATAGACCTGTTCGACGACCGCGCCTACCAGCTGCCCACGGGCCGCCTCGAGCCGCTGACGCATCGCGCCTGA
- a CDS encoding protein-methionine-sulfoxide reductase heme-binding subunit MsrQ — protein MSTRGPLHAVAMHAVAKPVLHLLCLLPLAWLVYAAAADGLGANPAEALIRSLGDWTLRLLCLTLAVTPLRVLLGLPALARFRRMLGVYAFVYAALHLLAYAWFDMGLDAGEIARDVAKRPFILVGMCAFTLMLALAATSFNRAIRWLGGRRWQRLHRSVYLIALLALLHFFWMRAGKNDFAEVFVYAAIVAVLLLARVVLFLGHRLQVGKLSTR, from the coding sequence ATGTCCACCCGCGGCCCCCTGCACGCCGTCGCCATGCACGCCGTGGCCAAGCCCGTGCTGCACCTGCTGTGCCTGCTGCCCCTGGCCTGGCTGGTGTATGCCGCGGCCGCGGATGGCCTGGGTGCCAATCCGGCCGAGGCGCTGATCCGATCCCTGGGCGACTGGACGCTGCGCCTCTTGTGCCTGACGCTGGCCGTCACCCCGCTGCGCGTGCTGCTCGGCCTGCCCGCGCTGGCGCGCTTTCGACGCATGCTGGGCGTCTACGCCTTTGTCTATGCCGCGCTGCACCTGCTGGCCTACGCCTGGTTCGACATGGGGCTCGATGCGGGTGAGATCGCGCGCGACGTGGCCAAGCGCCCCTTCATCCTGGTGGGCATGTGCGCGTTCACGCTGATGCTGGCGCTGGCCGCGACCTCGTTCAACCGCGCCATACGCTGGCTGGGCGGGCGCCGTTGGCAGCGGCTGCACCGCAGCGTGTATCTGATCGCGCTGCTGGCGCTGCTGCATTTCTTCTGGATGCGCGCCGGAAAGAACGACTTTGCCGAGGTCTTTGTCTACGCGGCCATCGTCGCCGTGCTGCTGCTGGCACGGGTGGTGCTGTTCCTCGGGCACAGGCTGCAGGTAGGAAAGCTATCAACAAGATAG
- a CDS encoding lipoprotein: MLRARQILVRTIPLALSVAAMGCGQRGPLYLPTEPAAAQRATLPETLNPAATRAPAPATPSTAPSSRP, translated from the coding sequence ATGTTGAGAGCCCGCCAAATTCTAGTCAGGACCATTCCCCTTGCACTGAGCGTGGCAGCCATGGGCTGCGGGCAGCGCGGCCCGCTGTATCTGCCGACGGAACCCGCGGCAGCGCAGCGCGCCACCCTTCCCGAGACGCTCAACCCGGCCGCCACGCGCGCGCCTGCGCCCGCCACACCCTCTACCGCACCATCATCCCGTCCATGA